In one Deinococcus detaillensis genomic region, the following are encoded:
- a CDS encoding ABC transporter substrate-binding protein — MKRPAKIATFALALVTGTVLAQTMLPKLAQKASYKVGFAQTESNNPWRIAQTKSMQDEAKKLGHQLVYTDAAGSTAKQVADVRSMIAQKVDAIFLSPREDKPLAPVVAEARKAGIPVILLDRNIDPALSKAGTDYVTFVGSDFIKEGQRVADWLVKNAAGKTNIIELEGTTGASPANDRRKGFDDVIAKNPKFKIVASQTGNFARDTGRQVAETLLQAHPEANVIYAHNDEMAIGAVSAIQAAGKVPGKDILVLSIDGGKEAVQMVVDGKINYVVECNPRFGPKAFATLKEYAAGKKLPAKIINADRDYTPQSAKAGLAGAY, encoded by the coding sequence ATGAAACGACCCGCGAAAATCGCCACATTTGCCTTGGCCCTCGTCACTGGCACTGTCTTGGCCCAAACCATGCTGCCCAAGCTGGCGCAAAAAGCCAGCTACAAAGTCGGCTTTGCCCAGACCGAGAGCAACAATCCCTGGCGCATTGCCCAGACCAAAAGTATGCAGGACGAAGCCAAGAAACTTGGCCATCAGCTCGTCTACACCGACGCCGCCGGTTCGACGGCCAAGCAAGTCGCCGATGTCCGCAGCATGATTGCCCAGAAAGTCGACGCCATTTTCCTTTCACCGCGTGAAGACAAGCCACTGGCCCCTGTGGTCGCCGAAGCCCGTAAGGCTGGAATCCCGGTGATTTTGCTCGACCGCAACATTGATCCGGCCCTGTCCAAAGCGGGCACCGATTACGTCACCTTCGTCGGCTCGGACTTCATTAAAGAAGGCCAGCGGGTTGCCGACTGGCTGGTCAAAAACGCGGCGGGCAAGACCAACATCATTGAGCTGGAAGGCACCACCGGAGCCAGCCCCGCCAATGACCGCCGCAAGGGCTTTGACGACGTGATCGCCAAGAACCCCAAGTTCAAGATCGTCGCCTCCCAGACCGGCAACTTCGCCCGCGACACAGGCCGCCAAGTCGCCGAAACGCTGCTGCAAGCCCACCCTGAAGCCAATGTCATTTACGCCCACAACGACGAAATGGCCATCGGCGCGGTGTCGGCCATTCAAGCGGCGGGCAAAGTGCCCGGCAAAGACATCTTGGTGCTGTCGATTGACGGCGGTAAAGAAGCCGTGCAGATGGTTGTGGACGGCAAGATCAACTACGTCGTGGAGTGCAACCCGCGCTTTGGCCCCAAGGCCTTTGCCACCCTTAAAGAATACGCGGCAGGCAAGAAACTCCCGGCCAAGATCATCAACGCTGACCGCGACTACACGCCGCAATCCGCCAAAGCGGGACTGGCCGGCGCGTACTGA
- a CDS encoding ArsR/SmtB family transcription factor, which translates to MPIAGSRRLVAEGQRALAIIRAVDSETRLSMLSLLSHSPMNVSELTAAIGLPHSTVNFNLKLLEAAGLLDIQYMPGTRGRQKLISKRYEEILIQLPGAAISAQPNVVEISMPIGNYRFSDVAATCGLATESKLIGMVDDPRSFFEPEHVFAQIIWFRHGSLGYEFPNNLPHGAEAVELEVSFELCSEAPEHDLDWPSDITVWLNGTEIGTWTSPADFGGSRGKLTPLWWPINHSQYGVLKRFKVNREGSFIDGKQVSDVTLSALDLMAQPQIQLKIGVKSGARHQGGVNLYGRKFGNCEQDILMRLWYEFREGERPYVIK; encoded by the coding sequence ATGCCGATTGCAGGGAGCCGCAGGTTGGTGGCAGAAGGGCAGCGGGCGCTGGCGATCATTCGCGCTGTGGACAGCGAAACGCGGCTCTCGATGCTGAGTCTGCTGTCACACAGCCCCATGAACGTCAGCGAACTGACGGCGGCAATTGGTTTGCCGCACTCCACCGTCAACTTCAATCTCAAGCTCTTGGAGGCTGCTGGCCTGCTCGACATTCAGTACATGCCCGGCACACGCGGGCGGCAAAAACTGATCAGCAAGCGCTACGAAGAAATTTTGATTCAGCTTCCTGGCGCGGCCATCAGCGCTCAGCCGAACGTCGTGGAAATCTCGATGCCCATCGGCAATTACCGCTTTTCGGACGTGGCGGCGACTTGCGGGTTGGCCACCGAGTCCAAATTGATCGGCATGGTGGACGACCCGCGCTCCTTTTTCGAGCCGGAGCATGTCTTTGCCCAGATTATCTGGTTTCGGCATGGCTCGCTGGGCTACGAGTTTCCCAACAACTTACCGCACGGAGCCGAGGCAGTTGAATTGGAAGTTTCGTTCGAACTCTGCTCGGAAGCGCCGGAACATGACCTTGACTGGCCCTCGGACATTACGGTCTGGCTCAACGGCACCGAGATCGGCACTTGGACGAGTCCGGCAGATTTCGGCGGCAGCCGGGGCAAACTCACGCCGCTGTGGTGGCCGATCAACCACAGCCAGTACGGCGTCCTCAAGCGTTTCAAGGTCAACCGCGAGGGCAGTTTCATCGACGGCAAACAGGTCAGTGACGTGACGCTCTCGGCCCTCGACTTGATGGCCCAGCCGCAGATTCAGCTCAAAATCGGCGTCAAGTCTGGCGCTCGGCACCAGGGCGGCGTCAACTTGTACGGGCGCAAATTCGGCAACTGTGAGCAAGACATTTTGATGCGGCTGTGGTACGAGTTCAGGGAAGGCGAGCGGCCCTACGTCATCAAATAG
- a CDS encoding cation:proton antiporter, with translation MRILDLTAILVSLTAALTFLNARYLKLPTSIGITIGGLIVSLVVFGLVELDVPFARDAVELVRGIQFSDFVFEGVLSFLLFAGALGVNSPALWSLRGPVISFALLSTALSIALVGGGMYLLLGLFNLDIPLVYCLLFGALISPTDPIAVLGMLKEAKVPKRIETLVAGESLFNDGVGVVAFAVLAGVAAGSHGAGGHGPELSAAGVAGFFAQEALGGLVLGGVLGYIGWLALRALDDFVAEVLVTLSLVLACTAVATQLHVSAPLAAVAAGLLVGSLNDRVPSALSARERYEGFWHLTDELLNIFLFALLALEVIAVRFSVQSLLLGLIAIPLVLLARTISVQIPISVLRRRHEFSPFTRRLMIWGGLRGAISVALAFSVPAGKERDLFLVMTYVVVVFSIVVQGLSVGRLAAKAGADHEAREQLAED, from the coding sequence ATGCGAATTCTCGATCTTACTGCCATTTTGGTCAGCCTCACGGCGGCGCTGACGTTCCTGAATGCCCGCTACCTCAAGCTGCCCACTTCCATAGGCATTACCATCGGCGGCCTGATCGTCAGTTTGGTTGTTTTCGGCTTGGTTGAACTCGACGTGCCTTTTGCCAGAGACGCCGTGGAATTGGTGCGCGGCATTCAGTTCAGCGATTTCGTTTTTGAAGGCGTGCTGTCGTTCTTGCTGTTTGCTGGAGCGCTGGGTGTCAACTCGCCTGCGTTGTGGAGTTTGCGCGGCCCAGTGATCTCCTTTGCACTACTCTCCACCGCTCTTTCCATCGCTTTGGTGGGAGGCGGGATGTATTTGCTGCTGGGTTTATTCAATCTAGATATTCCGCTGGTGTACTGCTTGCTGTTTGGCGCACTCATCTCGCCCACTGACCCTATTGCGGTGCTGGGGATGCTCAAGGAAGCCAAGGTGCCTAAGCGCATCGAAACGTTGGTGGCCGGAGAAAGCCTGTTCAACGACGGCGTGGGCGTGGTGGCCTTTGCGGTGCTGGCGGGTGTGGCGGCAGGCAGTCACGGCGCGGGCGGGCACGGCCCGGAGCTGAGCGCGGCAGGCGTGGCCGGATTTTTTGCCCAAGAAGCGCTGGGCGGCCTCGTGTTGGGGGGCGTGCTGGGCTATATCGGCTGGCTGGCGCTGAGGGCGCTCGACGACTTCGTGGCCGAGGTGCTGGTGACCCTCAGTTTGGTGCTGGCCTGCACGGCGGTTGCCACTCAATTGCACGTTTCCGCGCCGCTGGCCGCCGTTGCTGCTGGTCTGTTGGTCGGCTCACTGAATGACCGAGTCCCTTCGGCGCTGTCGGCCCGCGAGCGCTACGAAGGATTTTGGCACCTGACCGACGAACTGCTCAATATCTTTTTGTTCGCGCTGTTGGCTCTAGAAGTAATCGCGGTGCGCTTTAGCGTTCAGTCGCTGTTGCTGGGCTTGATTGCCATTCCGCTGGTGCTGCTGGCCCGCACCATCAGCGTGCAGATTCCAATCTCGGTGCTCAGGCGGCGGCACGAGTTCTCGCCGTTTACCCGCCGTCTCATGATCTGGGGCGGTCTGCGCGGGGCCATCAGCGTGGCGCTGGCCTTCAGCGTTCCGGCGGGCAAGGAGCGCGATTTATTTTTGGTGATGACTTACGTGGTGGTGGTGTTTTCCATTGTGGTGCAGGGCCTAAGCGTGGGACGGCTAGCCGCCAAAGCAGGCGCAGATCATGAAGCCCGCGAGCAACTGGCGGAAGATTGA
- a CDS encoding DUF2254 domain-containing protein — MNRLLFRLRELSVQFWFIPAVMTVLALVLAELGVKLEETYGVPKWLTFVYGGGETGARSLLGAIAASSIGVAGTVFSITIAALSYAAGSMGPRLLGNFTSDRGNQLTLGTFISTFAFSLYTLRAVQGGDPPFVPHYNTTAALVFGLACVGMLVYYLAHITGSISMTRVVNSLRNDMRQALLNATEQQDQGPPGAAAPPDNFWDGGEELHAPSSGYLQLLDTELLLKKAGQDHVALRLLVRPGDYVFPNSLIAVGVPRLPKGVMDALTLGDTRTTGQDLEYSVRQLSEVAARALSPGVNDPVTAIDVIDRFGDALCSLQDRRWPDGIFYRDKQLRLVMPVTDFEGLLARMFDMIRQYGAGSPSVTIRLLEVLTVTASCLHDEQRRAVIRRHADMVREDALRVTENSGDRADIEQRYSTLRQLLLGREEVLRR; from the coding sequence GTGAACCGGCTGCTGTTTCGCCTGCGCGAACTCTCGGTGCAGTTTTGGTTTATTCCGGCGGTGATGACGGTGCTGGCACTGGTTTTGGCCGAGCTGGGCGTCAAACTCGAAGAGACTTACGGCGTGCCCAAATGGTTGACTTTTGTGTATGGCGGCGGCGAAACGGGGGCGCGGAGCCTCTTGGGGGCCATCGCCGCCAGCAGCATCGGGGTGGCCGGTACCGTTTTTTCCATCACCATCGCTGCGCTCTCCTACGCCGCCGGCTCGATGGGGCCGAGGCTGCTGGGCAACTTCACGTCCGATAGAGGCAATCAGTTGACGCTCGGCACCTTCATTTCTACGTTTGCTTTCTCGCTGTATACTCTCCGGGCCGTGCAGGGCGGCGACCCGCCGTTTGTTCCGCATTACAACACCACCGCCGCGCTGGTTTTTGGGCTGGCCTGCGTGGGCATGTTGGTGTATTACCTCGCCCACATCACCGGCAGCATCAGCATGACGCGGGTGGTCAACTCGCTGCGAAACGATATGCGGCAGGCCTTGCTCAACGCCACCGAGCAGCAAGATCAGGGTCCGCCAGGAGCAGCCGCGCCGCCCGACAACTTTTGGGACGGCGGCGAAGAACTGCACGCACCCAGCAGCGGCTACTTGCAACTGCTCGACACCGAGTTGCTGCTTAAAAAGGCGGGCCAAGACCATGTGGCACTGCGGCTGTTGGTGCGGCCCGGCGATTATGTGTTTCCCAATTCGCTGATTGCGGTGGGCGTGCCGAGATTGCCCAAAGGCGTGATGGACGCGCTGACCCTGGGCGACACCCGCACCACCGGGCAAGATTTGGAATACAGCGTGCGCCAGCTCAGTGAAGTGGCGGCCCGCGCCCTGTCGCCAGGAGTCAATGATCCGGTGACGGCCATCGACGTGATTGACCGCTTTGGTGACGCGCTGTGCAGCTTGCAAGATCGCCGCTGGCCTGATGGAATTTTCTACCGAGATAAGCAGTTGCGCTTGGTGATGCCCGTGACCGACTTTGAAGGCCTGCTGGCCCGCATGTTTGACATGATCCGCCAGTACGGAGCCGGCAGCCCCAGCGTCACCATCCGGCTTCTGGAGGTGCTGACGGTGACGGCCTCCTGCCTCCATGACGAACAGCGCCGCGCCGTGATTCGCCGCCACGCCGACATGGTGCGCGAAGACGCCCTGCGCGTCACCGAGAATTCAGGCGATAGGGCCGACATCGAGCAGCGTTACAGTACCCTGCGCCAACTGCTGCTGGGCCGCGAGGAAGTCCTGCGGCGCTAA
- a CDS encoding ABC transporter permease, with amino-acid sequence MLSTDRKAARANPGRTRLLSALSQYGVLATLILLIVFGALRYTGFMSEYNFSTFLRYNSMFGLISLGMCFVIITGGIDLSVGSVVAMSSVVAALLSPYGVVVAVLGAVAAGGLVGLINGLVITRLNIQPFITTLATLLGARGMALLLARNQSGVGIDPGNTALTWLGQGDFLRLPVPGVIMIIAFMIGGIALRSSPFGRHALAIGGGEDASKLMGLNVGRIKLGVYVLSGALAGLAGVILAAQLGAGQPTEGLGWELSAIAGVVVGGTLLTGGVGSVWSTLVGAMLLGLIFNILNFENGKGIISLSPYWQSVIRGGFLLLVVVLQSRLGRQEGKVG; translated from the coding sequence ATGTTGTCCACTGACCGTAAGGCCGCCCGCGCCAACCCTGGGCGCACCCGACTGCTGAGCGCTCTGAGTCAGTACGGGGTGCTGGCCACCCTGATTTTGCTGATTGTTTTTGGGGCGCTGCGCTATACCGGCTTTATGAGCGAGTACAATTTCTCCACTTTTTTGCGCTACAACTCGATGTTCGGCCTGATCTCGTTGGGCATGTGCTTCGTCATTATTACCGGCGGTATCGACCTCTCGGTGGGCAGTGTGGTGGCCATGTCGAGCGTGGTGGCGGCGCTGCTGAGTCCTTACGGCGTGGTCGTGGCGGTGCTGGGCGCGGTGGCGGCGGGCGGCCTGGTGGGCCTGATCAACGGGCTGGTGATTACCCGCCTCAACATCCAGCCGTTCATCACTACGCTGGCCACCTTGCTGGGAGCGCGGGGCATGGCGCTGCTGCTGGCCCGTAACCAAAGCGGGGTTGGCATTGACCCCGGCAACACCGCCCTGACGTGGCTGGGGCAGGGCGATTTCTTGCGGCTGCCGGTGCCGGGCGTGATCATGATTATTGCCTTTATGATCGGCGGCATTGCCCTGCGCTCGTCGCCGTTTGGCCGCCACGCGCTGGCCATCGGCGGCGGCGAGGACGCCAGCAAACTGATGGGCCTGAACGTGGGCCGCATCAAGCTGGGCGTTTATGTGCTGTCGGGGGCGCTGGCAGGCTTGGCAGGCGTGATCTTGGCCGCTCAACTCGGCGCGGGGCAGCCCACTGAGGGTCTGGGCTGGGAACTCTCAGCGATTGCCGGCGTGGTGGTTGGCGGCACGCTGCTGACCGGCGGAGTGGGCAGCGTCTGGTCAACTTTGGTCGGCGCGATGCTGCTGGGCCTGATTTTCAACATCCTCAATTTTGAAAACGGCAAGGGCATCATCTCGCTCTCGCCGTACTGGCAAAGCGTGATTCGCGGCGGTTTTCTCTTGCTGGTGGTGGTGCTGCAAAGTCGGCTGGGGCGGCAAGAAGGCAAAGTCGGCTAG
- a CDS encoding sugar ABC transporter ATP-binding protein, whose product MTAAPFVSSAPSGPLLLDMQHIQKAFAGIKALDNASLSVAGGEVHALIGQNGAGKSTLIKVLTGAYRRDGGSITFAGAAVDFGSPLAAQRGGIATIYQEVNLVPLRSVAENIFLGREPKRFGLIQWPAMNAEAARLLTELGIELDVKRPLGSFSTAIQQMVALARAVSIQAQLVIMDEPTSSLNEREVATLFGVIRGLKQRGVSVIFVSHRLDELYAVCDRITVMRDGRTVFAGNMSDISRLQLVEQMLGREIKNAGAQTGFVRSETGGVARPLLSASGVVRGTRLSGASVEVGQGEVVGLAGLLGSGRSELARVIFGADQADGGEVSLGGQPVNFRSPSEAIKAGLGFCSEDRKGEGIVPELSVRENLTLALLPRLSKAGVVNTQQQAEIVERFIAQLGIKTSDPDQPIRELSGGNQQKVLLARWLAMNPKLLILDEPTRGIDVGAKAEIQRLIGELAQEGLGVLMISSELEELIEGCQHVTVLRDGKTVANLSGGSITEPQLLHAMAQGLEPEDAPRPPTQPPTQPVSA is encoded by the coding sequence TTGACTGCTGCCCCTTTTGTTTCTTCGGCCCCCAGCGGCCCACTTCTGCTCGATATGCAACACATTCAAAAAGCCTTCGCGGGTATCAAGGCCCTCGACAACGCCTCACTGAGCGTCGCCGGAGGCGAAGTTCACGCCCTAATCGGCCAGAACGGTGCGGGCAAAAGCACCCTCATCAAAGTGCTGACCGGCGCTTACCGGCGCGACGGCGGCAGCATTACCTTCGCGGGCGCGGCGGTGGACTTTGGCTCACCTCTGGCGGCCCAGCGCGGCGGCATCGCCACCATCTATCAGGAAGTCAATCTGGTGCCGCTGCGGAGCGTGGCCGAGAATATCTTTCTGGGACGTGAACCAAAACGCTTTGGCCTGATCCAGTGGCCCGCCATGAACGCCGAGGCCGCCCGCCTGCTCACAGAGTTGGGCATTGAGCTGGACGTCAAGCGCCCGCTCGGCAGTTTCAGCACCGCCATTCAGCAGATGGTGGCGCTGGCCCGCGCCGTGTCGATTCAGGCTCAACTGGTCATCATGGACGAGCCGACCAGCAGTCTCAACGAGCGCGAGGTCGCAACCCTGTTCGGGGTGATTCGCGGCCTCAAACAAAGGGGCGTCTCGGTGATTTTCGTCTCTCACCGCTTAGATGAGCTCTACGCGGTGTGCGACCGCATCACGGTGATGCGCGACGGACGCACCGTGTTCGCCGGAAACATGAGCGACATCAGCCGCCTGCAACTCGTGGAGCAGATGCTGGGCCGCGAGATCAAGAACGCCGGAGCGCAGACCGGTTTCGTGCGCAGTGAGACGGGCGGAGTGGCGCGTCCCCTGCTGTCGGCCAGCGGCGTGGTGCGCGGCACCCGGCTCTCGGGCGCGTCGGTGGAGGTCGGGCAAGGTGAAGTGGTGGGCCTGGCAGGCCTGCTGGGTTCGGGGCGCAGTGAGCTGGCCCGCGTGATCTTCGGGGCCGATCAAGCCGATGGGGGAGAAGTGAGCCTGGGCGGGCAGCCGGTCAACTTCCGCAGCCCCAGCGAGGCGATTAAAGCGGGCCTCGGCTTTTGCAGCGAAGACCGCAAGGGCGAGGGCATCGTGCCAGAACTCAGCGTGCGCGAGAACCTGACTTTGGCTTTGCTGCCGCGCTTATCGAAAGCGGGCGTGGTCAACACCCAGCAGCAAGCCGAGATCGTCGAGCGCTTTATCGCCCAGCTCGGCATCAAAACCAGCGACCCCGATCAGCCGATCCGTGAGTTGTCAGGCGGCAACCAGCAAAAAGTGCTGCTGGCCCGCTGGCTGGCCATGAATCCCAAGCTGCTGATTTTGGACGAACCGACACGCGGCATCGACGTGGGCGCAAAAGCCGAGATTCAGCGCCTCATCGGTGAGCTGGCGCAGGAGGGTCTGGGCGTGCTGATGATTTCCAGCGAACTCGAAGAACTGATCGAGGGCTGCCAGCACGTCACGGTGCTGCGCGACGGCAAAACGGTGGCGAACTTATCGGGCGGGAGCATCACTGAGCCGCAACTGCTGCACGCCATGGCACAGGGCTTGGAGCCGGAAGACGCGCCCAGACCGCCCACCCAGCCTCCGACTCAGCCGGTGAGCGCGTGA
- a CDS encoding mechanosensitive ion channel family protein gives MNLDLSAIVTKLQGMAQSVLLIIPNLLIGVVLFLVFMFIARLVRNAVVSVAERAGQPRGIALVFSRIASWVVLGIGLLVALTIIFPALTAASLFGALGVSGVAIGFAFKDIFQNLLAGILILITRPFRIGDQIVTGGSEGTVEDIQVRATLLRTYDNRLVVVPNSDLYTNRVTVNTAYDNRRLSVSVGIGYGDDIAQAKKLILDTIGKIDDVLKDPAPSVLVDSLGDSSVNLNIRFWVDPPKRGEVVEAQDQVLEQLKSVLIAAGIDLPMPTQQILFHDQTETVDGDRVKQREGWPARKDNPKTRQEIEFEGKRRAEASAGQSPPTPQQPDLQKPDLQHAGQSGAEPSA, from the coding sequence ATGAACCTCGACCTATCAGCTATCGTGACCAAGCTTCAAGGCATGGCGCAGAGTGTCTTACTGATTATCCCCAACCTCTTGATTGGGGTTGTTCTTTTTTTGGTGTTCATGTTTATCGCCCGGCTGGTTCGCAACGCGGTGGTGTCTGTGGCCGAGCGGGCCGGACAGCCCCGGGGCATTGCGCTGGTCTTTTCGAGGATCGCTTCCTGGGTGGTGCTGGGCATCGGCTTGCTGGTGGCGCTGACCATTATTTTCCCCGCACTGACAGCGGCGTCTTTGTTTGGAGCGCTGGGGGTCAGCGGTGTGGCCATCGGCTTTGCCTTCAAAGATATTTTTCAAAACCTCCTGGCAGGCATTCTGATTCTCATTACCCGCCCCTTCCGCATTGGCGACCAGATCGTGACCGGCGGCAGCGAAGGCACTGTGGAAGACATTCAGGTGCGGGCCACCTTGCTGCGGACTTATGACAACCGCTTGGTGGTGGTGCCCAATTCAGATTTGTATACCAACCGCGTCACGGTCAACACCGCTTACGACAATCGCCGCCTGAGCGTCTCGGTGGGCATCGGCTACGGCGACGATATTGCACAGGCCAAAAAACTGATTCTGGACACCATCGGCAAGATCGACGACGTGCTCAAAGACCCCGCACCGAGCGTGTTGGTGGACAGTTTGGGCGATTCTTCGGTCAATTTGAATATCCGGTTTTGGGTCGATCCGCCCAAGCGGGGCGAAGTGGTGGAAGCCCAAGATCAGGTCTTAGAGCAGCTCAAAAGCGTGCTGATCGCGGCGGGAATAGACCTGCCTATGCCCACCCAGCAAATTCTCTTTCACGACCAAACCGAGACGGTGGACGGCGACCGCGTCAAGCAGCGCGAAGGCTGGCCCGCCCGCAAAGACAACCCAAAGACCCGCCAAGAAATTGAGTTTGAGGGTAAGCGGAGAGCCGAAGCGTCAGCGGGCCAATCGCCGCCCACTCCCCAACAACCCGATCTCCAGAAGCCTGATCTCCAACATGCAGGTCAGAGCGGCGCAGAGCCCTCGGCGTGA
- a CDS encoding ArsB/NhaD family transporter, which translates to MHETLLYASAALPPTTEHQTLLDLLGIHLSGGGLTALAVALFILTYAMILLEKYVHRTVAALLGACLVMVLGLLTPDQAWGSIDFNTIFLLFGMMNIVNVLSRSGFFEVVARRAMVLTGGNPARVLWIFSVLTAVFSAFLDNVTTVLFMAPVVVTVALRLGLKPIPYLIAVILASNTGGTATLVGDPPNIIIGSVAGKGFGEFLVNVGPYAVLASAIGIALMHLLMHWRGEMSSTGSAEKLRAVLADETPIRTDPRLMKQALGVFAVTLLLFIVGHPFGLEAGLVALTTSTFLMLIADMTPVELFEQVEWTTLLFFMGLFIVVGGLEHVGVFETVAASLTNLIGNDMGLGILVVGFASALISGLVDNIPFTISMASVLRELQGTLGEVMNPLWWALSLGACLGGNLTLIGASANIVVADIAAREGHPMGFGQFMRYGTPVALVTVIVALGLFYLVFQATH; encoded by the coding sequence ATGCACGAAACACTTTTGTACGCTTCAGCGGCTTTACCGCCCACCACCGAACACCAAACCTTGCTCGACTTGCTGGGCATTCACCTCAGCGGCGGCGGCTTGACGGCCCTGGCGGTGGCCCTCTTTATCCTGACTTACGCCATGATTTTGCTCGAAAAATATGTTCACCGCACGGTGGCCGCGCTGCTGGGAGCCTGCTTGGTGATGGTACTGGGCCTGCTGACGCCCGACCAAGCCTGGGGCAGCATCGATTTCAACACCATTTTTTTGCTGTTCGGCATGATGAACATCGTCAACGTGCTGAGCCGCAGCGGCTTTTTTGAGGTGGTGGCGCGGCGGGCGATGGTGCTCACGGGGGGCAATCCGGCGCGGGTGCTGTGGATTTTCAGTGTGCTGACCGCCGTGTTCAGCGCCTTTCTCGACAACGTGACCACCGTGCTGTTTATGGCTCCGGTGGTGGTGACGGTGGCGCTGCGGCTGGGCCTCAAACCTATTCCCTACCTGATCGCGGTGATTTTGGCCAGCAATACCGGCGGCACTGCCACGCTGGTGGGCGACCCGCCCAACATCATCATCGGCTCGGTGGCGGGCAAGGGCTTCGGGGAGTTTCTGGTCAATGTCGGGCCTTACGCGGTGCTGGCCAGCGCCATCGGCATCGCGCTGATGCACCTGCTGATGCACTGGCGCGGCGAGATGAGCAGCACCGGCAGCGCCGAGAAACTGAGGGCGGTGCTGGCCGACGAAACGCCCATTCGCACCGATCCCAGACTCATGAAACAGGCGCTGGGCGTCTTTGCTGTCACCTTGCTGCTGTTTATAGTGGGCCATCCGTTCGGACTGGAAGCGGGCCTGGTGGCGCTGACCACCAGCACCTTTTTGATGCTGATCGCCGATATGACGCCAGTCGAGCTGTTTGAGCAAGTCGAGTGGACGACCTTGCTGTTTTTCATGGGTCTCTTTATCGTGGTGGGAGGCTTGGAGCATGTCGGCGTCTTTGAGACGGTGGCGGCGAGCCTCACCAACCTGATTGGCAACGACATGGGGCTGGGTATTTTGGTGGTCGGCTTTGCCAGCGCCCTGATCAGCGGATTGGTGGACAATATTCCCTTTACCATCAGCATGGCGAGTGTGCTCAGAGAGCTGCAAGGCACGCTGGGCGAGGTGATGAATCCGCTGTGGTGGGCGCTGAGCCTCGGCGCGTGCTTAGGCGGCAACTTGACCCTCATCGGTGCGTCGGCCAATATCGTGGTGGCCGACATCGCCGCCCGCGAAGGGCACCCGATGGGCTTTGGGCAATTTATGCGCTACGGCACGCCGGTTGCGCTGGTGACGGTGATCGTGGCATTGGGGTTATTTTACTTGGTGTTTCAGGCCACTCACTAG
- a CDS encoding ABC transporter permease, whose protein sequence is MSGQVSAARSVRGSSGWQGLLADLKQVRASILILAALLIFNAFFTPYFLSMQTLNVNLTQVATIIIVAMGMTLVIATGGVDLSVGSLMAISGVLAPLIFLNPAFANLQWLGILLAFILPVLVAGAFGLLNGLFVTRLKLQPIVATLVLYIAGRGIAQVITNGQLQSFSTPAFTYIGLGRPFGIPFQVILMLIIVAVTYWVVKRTVFGRSVLAVGGNETAAGLSGIPVSKVKLWVYAISGLLSGVAGLIVIAINSSSDANQVGQNMELDAIAAVAVGGTLLSGGKAQVLGTLFGALIIQLIRFTLLAKGVPDAAALVVKAAIIVVAVALQQRRRRE, encoded by the coding sequence GTGAGTGGCCAAGTGAGCGCGGCCCGCTCCGTGCGGGGCAGCAGCGGCTGGCAAGGCCTGCTGGCCGACCTCAAACAGGTGCGGGCCAGCATCCTGATTCTGGCAGCGCTGCTCATTTTCAACGCCTTCTTCACGCCCTACTTCTTGAGTATGCAGACCCTCAACGTCAACTTGACGCAGGTGGCGACCATCATCATCGTGGCGATGGGCATGACGCTGGTGATCGCCACCGGCGGCGTCGACCTCTCGGTGGGGTCGCTGATGGCGATCAGCGGTGTGCTAGCTCCGCTGATTTTCCTCAATCCGGCATTTGCCAACTTGCAGTGGCTGGGCATCTTGCTGGCCTTTATCTTGCCGGTGCTGGTGGCCGGAGCGTTCGGCCTGCTCAATGGCTTGTTCGTGACTCGGCTCAAACTCCAGCCGATTGTCGCCACGCTGGTGCTGTACATCGCTGGACGCGGCATCGCGCAAGTCATCACCAACGGGCAGCTTCAGAGCTTCAGCACGCCCGCTTTTACCTACATCGGGCTGGGCCGCCCCTTCGGGATTCCCTTTCAGGTCATCTTGATGCTGATTATCGTGGCGGTGACTTACTGGGTGGTCAAGCGCACGGTGTTTGGCCGCTCAGTTCTGGCCGTGGGCGGTAACGAAACGGCGGCGGGGCTGTCGGGCATTCCGGTCTCAAAGGTCAAGCTGTGGGTTTACGCCATCAGCGGGCTGCTATCGGGCGTCGCCGGGCTGATCGTCATCGCCATCAATTCCAGTTCGGACGCCAATCAGGTCGGCCAGAATATGGAACTCGACGCCATCGCGGCGGTGGCGGTGGGCGGCACCCTGCTGTCCGGCGGCAAAGCGCAGGTGCTGGGAACGCTGTTCGGGGCGCTGATTATTCAACTGATCCGCTTTACCTTGCTGGCCAAAGGCGTGCCGGACGCCGCCGCGCTGGTGGTCAAGGCCGCCATTATCGTCGTCGCGGTGGCTTTGCAGCAGCGCCGCCGGAGGGAATGA